From Hyphomicrobiales bacterium, a single genomic window includes:
- a CDS encoding ABC transporter substrate-binding protein encodes MDRRSFIKKAGLVTVGGAAATALAAPAIAQSRKDMVIVSTWPRDFPGLGISAQRVAARIAELSEGTINVTYFAAGEKVGAFDVLDEVAAGNSQAYIGADYYWKGKHPAMAYFTAVPFGFTYAEMDAWMKFGGGKELHAEVMDQFGLTPLQVGNTGVQMGGWFNKEINSADDFKGLKMRIPGLGGDVLAKLGASVVALPGGQIYENLVSGAVDATEWVGPYNDYFLKFYEAAKYYYFPGMHEPGSQLTMAINNGFWGGLTKTQQNLITAACMEENAMQMAETNARNGEYLTKLINEHGVQLREFNDEVYDAMAEAAEEVFEETRAHSELAKKVHDAFAAFRSDVGRWMLAAEASYLRQRNRTTGVKL; translated from the coding sequence ATGGACCGTCGTTCATTCATCAAGAAGGCCGGCCTCGTCACCGTCGGCGGTGCTGCGGCGACCGCTCTCGCTGCCCCGGCGATCGCACAGAGCCGCAAGGACATGGTCATCGTTTCGACGTGGCCGCGCGACTTTCCGGGCCTCGGCATCAGCGCGCAACGCGTCGCCGCCCGCATCGCCGAGCTGAGCGAGGGCACCATCAACGTCACGTATTTCGCGGCGGGCGAGAAGGTCGGCGCGTTCGACGTGCTCGACGAGGTGGCTGCCGGGAACTCGCAGGCCTACATCGGCGCCGACTACTACTGGAAGGGCAAGCACCCGGCGATGGCCTACTTCACGGCCGTTCCGTTCGGCTTCACGTATGCCGAGATGGATGCCTGGATGAAGTTCGGCGGCGGCAAGGAGCTGCATGCCGAAGTGATGGACCAGTTCGGCCTCACGCCTCTGCAGGTCGGCAACACCGGCGTGCAGATGGGCGGCTGGTTCAACAAGGAGATCAACTCGGCCGACGACTTCAAGGGCCTCAAGATGCGTATCCCGGGCCTCGGCGGTGACGTTCTCGCCAAGCTCGGCGCGTCGGTCGTGGCTCTTCCGGGCGGCCAGATCTACGAAAACCTCGTCTCCGGCGCAGTCGATGCGACCGAGTGGGTCGGTCCCTACAACGACTACTTCCTCAAGTTCTACGAGGCCGCGAAGTACTACTACTTCCCGGGCATGCACGAGCCGGGCTCGCAGCTCACCATGGCCATCAACAACGGCTTCTGGGGTGGTCTGACGAAGACCCAGCAGAATCTCATCACCGCAGCCTGCATGGAAGAGAATGCCATGCAGATGGCCGAGACGAACGCCCGCAACGGCGAGTATCTCACCAAGCTCATCAACGAGCACGGCGTGCAGCTTCGCGAATTCAACGACGAAGTTTACGACGCCATGGCCGAGGCGGCCGAGGAGGTCTTCGAGGAGACTCGCGCGCACAGCGAGCTCGCCAAGAAGGTCCACGATGCGTTCGCTGCCTTCCGCTCCGACGTCGGCCGCTGGATGCTCGCCGCCGAGGCCAGCTACCTGCGTCAGCGCAACCGGACGACGGGCGTCAAGCTGTAA
- a CDS encoding TRAP transporter small permease subunit — protein sequence MLGVTFAFVVNVYLSYWRGWPGAGPAIGLSGNGGAPDALLSGIQAAVYMAAVGLGILAVVMRGDVGLRADSKVISDFNAYLIRACFWAVLLVGVVDGVISFLRIEGLLEGVVGKDLAGALGRSNFRGPYVHMPLVGISFVIALFTRTLGFTWLALLVVAAELLIVIARFVFSYEQALMSDLVRFWYAALFLFASAYTLIEEGHVRVDVAYAGLSARMKGWFNATGTLLFGLPFCWTILLLGAGSKQSVIVSPMVTYEVTQAGFGLYIKYFMAGFLGVFAVTMLIQFVSYLFDAVADVREEPGGRNHDSHNVQ from the coding sequence ATGCTCGGCGTCACGTTCGCATTCGTCGTCAATGTCTATCTCAGCTATTGGCGCGGCTGGCCCGGGGCCGGCCCCGCGATCGGCCTTTCGGGGAACGGCGGCGCGCCCGATGCCCTGCTCTCCGGCATTCAAGCAGCCGTCTACATGGCAGCCGTCGGCCTCGGCATCCTCGCCGTCGTCATGCGCGGTGACGTCGGCCTCAGGGCGGACAGCAAGGTCATCTCCGACTTCAACGCCTATCTCATTCGCGCCTGCTTCTGGGCGGTTCTGCTGGTCGGCGTCGTCGACGGGGTGATCTCGTTCCTCCGGATCGAAGGGCTGCTCGAAGGCGTCGTCGGTAAAGATCTCGCCGGAGCGCTGGGACGATCGAATTTCCGCGGGCCCTACGTGCACATGCCGCTAGTCGGTATCTCGTTCGTCATCGCCCTCTTCACGCGCACACTCGGGTTCACCTGGCTGGCGCTGCTCGTGGTCGCGGCCGAACTGCTCATCGTCATCGCCCGCTTCGTGTTCTCCTACGAACAGGCACTGATGAGCGATCTCGTACGCTTCTGGTATGCGGCGCTGTTCCTGTTCGCGAGCGCCTACACGCTGATCGAGGAGGGGCACGTTCGGGTCGACGTCGCCTATGCCGGGCTCAGCGCTCGAATGAAGGGTTGGTTCAACGCGACGGGGACCCTCCTGTTCGGTCTGCCGTTCTGCTGGACGATCCTCCTGCTCGGGGCCGGTAGCAAGCAGTCGGTGATCGTCAGCCCGATGGTGACCTACGAGGTCACGCAGGCGGGCTTCGGTCTCTACATCAAGTATTTCATGGCCGGGTTCCTCGGCGTCTTCGCAGTGACGATGCTGATCCAGTTCGTCAGCTATCTGTTCGATGCCGTCGCCGACGTCCGCGAGGAGCCGGGCGGCCGCAACCACGATTCCCACAACGTCCAGTGA